gtttgtgccaaaagagttttagaccaaacgagtcttatgccacataagtcttgacgaagtgatgattctaccaaaaaagtttagaccttacgagttatgcgaaacgagtttagggcaataaagattaggccagatgaggggaaccggacttcggttggtaactcagaaaaaatactatatgttattgcatcaataataaaaaaatcaagaaaatattcaaagtttccatcctcgcacacaaatcacaaaatcATGCcctgttctaggagcagggtctaccctagtgcattttcagggttccgctcatctggcataatctttattgaccaaaactcatttcgcataactcgtatggtctaaacttttttggccgaaccatcactttgccaagacttatgtggcataaggctcgtttcgtctaaaactctttaggcacaatctttaaacacctaagtttcgtttgctctaatttatgttcgtctatacctatgtataatcttgtttctcctaatgttatcttaataaataatatattagctatgtagtaaatgtacaaattgtggtatttttctcctacatcccgaaaatcacgatattgtatgatcaaaaaatcgaaagttaacgaccaatataattattacaaaccccatgagatcgaaacctaaaaataggtgcgacgacgagcaaagcgaggaggagcgtgttaggtgcacatgttcatcaaaaccaaagcggagcgcagcgaagcggagcggagcgttttccaaacagcggaaacaatacaaggcaacAGTTTGCgatatgtagggagacgctccgtcaaagttaaagccaaacaaatattattactttgtatatatacctatgccatagcattattaggctattcaagatttggccataccattattaggctaaacaatgttatgcgaaataactttttactaaacgagatttatgtcatacgattttcggcgtaacgagactttgaccaaacgttactatgcaatacgagattaggcaaaaaaatcttatgccaaaaaaggtagaaccagccgccatagatatttgtatgaagatttgagggaaaaaattgcccaagtttgttattaatttacacaaaataggtgcgtgtttatttaaaaacaaggtatttagcgcctagtccaagcatttatctttataatttgataagaatcatatgaaaattctttataattacgacacagttgttacaatacgggagtgtgatttactggtttttcgaaattaatttacagttatccataagcatttacttaaattcgaataattcagcacctagctagactcttcggctacctgtgtgatttttttcaaggctgtagagcatcatttactatataattctatgacaatgccaaccctcgattccctattgccgacccttaatgTCATAAGTGAAACATAAATAAGTTTCTGAAAGACTCTTACTGCCGCAGCAcagttatcgacgtcgatgaacatcactatatcgcgattgaCCATAATtacagcgctgtgattggtggaacgcgcactAAACGAGTTTATTGATGTCGATAACAGACCCGTGAAGAGGCCACTGGAGTGCTTTTATGTGACCGTACATAGCAACCCTTTATGACTTCTCCACGTCACTGACCAAACCCCCCTCCATCCCATCCCAGGCGAGTTGGTGCCCACAGACATAGTCCTCCAACTGCTGAAGGAGGCCATCATCAGGTTCGCGCACTGCAGCCCCGGCTTCCTGGTGGACGGGTTCCCGCGCGAGCTCCTGCAGGGCATCGCCTTCGAGACCACCATCGGACCGCCTACTGTgagattattttgttaattaatcCATTATGGGACTGCCTCAAGACTTGCACTGACTGTAGCATTGTGTGCCTTACGTTGTacttaaaatgaaattattggCTGCTTTGACGAGTGAATGCACGCGGCTCCTTTTGATATAACTAGGTGCATATCTACCGACATACTGCTACCCCTCCGGACTCATGTTGTACCTATACTTTTTATGTGTGTACATCTACATTTTCGCTACGTCTTCTACGTTCGTCTACAACTACATCATCAATACTTATAAAGGAAATTGATGGCCGACGATATGGCAGGACACAGAAGACAGACGAAGTACTTCAACGTCACTACTTGTTTCTTTACACATAACTATTTCTATAGACATGCAACAACTAGTTACTCCTGAAACCTCTCAACTCCAGGTGGTCCTGTACTTCGAGGCTTCACAAAATGTCCTTGCCGAGCGCATCAAGGCGCGCTCGCTGACGTCCAACCGCATCGACGACAACGACGCCGCCGTGGCTGTGAGGCTGAAGACCTTTCTGGAAAACAACGACAAGATCTTGGATGAATACGCTGATAAGTTGAAGAGGGTGGGTGTTCCTTGTTTGTTGGCTTTGTGGTCTTGCGGTCACTAGCTTTTTATCCATTTTTAGCCTCTGATTAAAATGAGGAGTGATACAGTTGAAAGAGTTTCTATTGTGGCTAAGTAAGTCTGCCGTCTATATACGTACGGATAGTACGGAGAAACGgagaaattatttaatacttaagtacataagaaAAGTCTTTACCGTTTAGTTAATAGTCGACTTCGTATCAATCCTGTAAAACTAGTCCAATAAATATCCATAACACCTCCGTTTCGCAGATAAATGCTGAAAGAACCGTCGACGAGATCTTCATCGAAGTCATGGACATAGTGGACCCCCTAGTGGCGAAGGCGACCGCGAAGGTGGCGCCCCCCACCGCCGACCGGCCGCCTGAAGACGACGGGGTGTCCGCCGCGTCCGTTGCAGAACCATCGGCTATGTAGACCACCATCATCACGATATGCAGGACAGGATACACCTAGTGGGACCGAAACAAAGGAAATAAACTTGTTACAATATTATGCATTTTATTGTAGACTATGAGttctatacctacctacatacttttaGTACCAAAACATA
This is a stretch of genomic DNA from Plutella xylostella chromosome 4, ilPluXylo3.1, whole genome shotgun sequence. It encodes these proteins:
- the LOC105385163 gene encoding adenylate kinase isoenzyme 1 isoform X1; the encoded protein is MSENCWWCGRKISKDLSKYNSCILGCTHRLPLVDAPIIWVLGGPGSGKGTQCEKLVTKYELTHLSTGDLLRAEMRTCSERSRNIAAVMKKGELVPTDIVLQLLKEAIIRFAHCSPGFLVDGFPRELLQGIAFETTIGPPTVVLYFEASQNVLAERIKARSLTSNRIDDNDAAVAVRLKTFLENNDKILDEYADKLKRINAERTVDEIFIEVMDIVDPLVAKATAKVAPPTADRPPEDDGVSAASVAEPSAM
- the LOC105385163 gene encoding adenylate kinase isoenzyme 1 isoform X2; its protein translation is MSENCWWCGRKISKDLSKYNSCILGCTHRLPLVDAPIIWVLGGPGSGKGTQCEKLVTKYELTHLSTGDLLRAEMRTCSERSRNIAAVMKKGELVPTDIVLQLLKEAIIRFAHCSPGFLVDGFPRELLQGIAFETTIGPPTVVLYFEASQNVLAERIKARSLTSNRIDDNDAAVAVRLKTFLENNDKILDEYADKLKRINAERTVDEIFIEVMDIVDPLVAKATAKVAPPTADRPPEDDGVSAASVAEPSAM